Proteins from a genomic interval of Stenotrophomonas sp. WZN-1:
- a CDS encoding methyl-accepting chemotaxis protein: MSAVVPHLRSLRMRLAALRSASPGLLLWLQPHRLSVANKLKATLWVCGLGLVAIAAVYAWTAHASTQAARSQASYQHGSDLAASLATRVAEARRLQTQYARSFDDADRAQLLATQKALQADLQALRAMPMDAGRRKALQALTEAAGAFSQGVAALFERVDEMGRGDAGLAAQLQQAADTLQAQVDALQRPSLALSLQKMRRQEALLLLDGDSTHADRASEEKLPFDLALVGLPTDAQDALRNGMEAYQAALLGYTAARVGLDVEAQSLLDAAAGVAPALSAFQQAQVAALAKAQARQQASARTMSVLFAVTLLLVAGVLITSLVLVLRAVRQPIQDTLRFASDIADDRLDTTLRVHNANDEIGQLAQRLVDMQQRLRARIGTERAVARGNTRVRQALDSAQTGLMVIDAEGQVAYVNPALLQQLERQLEDLVGSDAVRLHPALASLAGARQREEREIGHAGVRYQLIANPIIDEGQFLGVAVEWRSRALETLLETEVAALVDAAAHGDLHGRIALEGKQGFVRTLSTSINRLLATFETNLGDLQALLAALARGDLSVRMEGELQGVFARMRDDANATVAQLGRIVTRIQQATSSLDTGVGEIVAGHHDLSQRTEQQAANLEETAASMHELTDTVGRNADAAGRADALVQGAAAVAQRGGEAVGQVVATMHGISEASRRIGDITQLIDGIAFQTNILALNAAVEAARAGEQGRSFAVVAAEVRLLAQRSAEAAKQIKGLIEDSVARVGQGNRQAEQAGTTMGEIVGSVQQLADLLAGIRSASQDQHAGIAQVNQTIVQMEASTQRNASLVEEAGASTAQMQAQVHALAEAVGAFRLQSMPQARAAA; the protein is encoded by the coding sequence ATGTCGGCCGTCGTCCCCCACCTCCGGTCCCTGCGCATGCGGCTTGCCGCGCTGCGCTCGGCGTCCCCCGGCCTGCTGCTGTGGCTGCAGCCGCACCGGCTCAGCGTGGCCAACAAGCTCAAGGCGACCCTGTGGGTCTGTGGCCTGGGCCTGGTCGCGATCGCCGCCGTCTACGCCTGGACCGCCCATGCCAGCACACAGGCGGCGCGCAGCCAGGCCAGCTACCAGCACGGCAGCGATCTGGCCGCGAGCCTGGCCACGCGGGTGGCCGAGGCGCGACGTCTGCAGACCCAGTATGCACGCAGTTTCGACGACGCCGACCGCGCCCAGCTGCTGGCGACGCAGAAGGCGCTGCAGGCCGATCTTCAGGCCCTGCGCGCGATGCCGATGGATGCCGGTCGGCGCAAGGCGCTGCAGGCGCTGACCGAAGCCGCCGGCGCGTTCTCGCAGGGGGTGGCCGCCCTGTTTGAACGCGTCGACGAGATGGGTCGTGGCGATGCCGGCCTCGCCGCCCAGCTGCAGCAGGCCGCCGATACCCTGCAGGCGCAGGTGGATGCGCTGCAGCGGCCTTCGTTGGCGTTGTCCCTGCAGAAGATGCGCCGACAGGAGGCACTGCTGCTGCTTGATGGCGACTCCACCCATGCCGACCGTGCGAGCGAAGAGAAGCTGCCGTTCGATCTCGCGCTGGTGGGCCTGCCGACCGATGCGCAGGATGCCCTTCGCAACGGCATGGAGGCCTATCAGGCCGCGTTGCTGGGCTATACCGCCGCCCGCGTTGGCCTGGATGTGGAGGCGCAATCGCTGCTGGATGCCGCCGCTGGCGTGGCGCCGGCGCTGTCCGCCTTCCAGCAGGCCCAGGTGGCGGCGCTGGCCAAGGCACAGGCGCGCCAGCAGGCCAGCGCACGCACCATGAGCGTGTTGTTCGCAGTGACCCTGCTGCTGGTCGCCGGCGTGTTGATCACCAGCCTGGTGCTGGTGCTACGTGCGGTGCGCCAGCCGATCCAGGACACCCTGCGCTTCGCCAGCGACATCGCCGACGATCGCCTCGACACTACCCTGCGCGTGCACAACGCCAATGATGAGATCGGCCAGCTGGCACAGCGCCTGGTCGACATGCAGCAGCGCCTGCGTGCGCGCATCGGGACCGAGCGTGCCGTTGCGCGCGGCAACACCCGGGTGCGCCAGGCATTGGACAGCGCGCAGACCGGGCTGATGGTGATCGATGCCGAGGGCCAGGTGGCCTACGTCAATCCGGCACTGCTGCAGCAACTCGAACGCCAGCTCGAAGACCTGGTGGGCAGCGATGCAGTGCGCCTGCATCCGGCGCTGGCCAGCCTGGCCGGCGCGCGTCAGCGCGAGGAGCGCGAGATCGGTCATGCCGGTGTGCGCTACCAGCTGATTGCCAACCCGATCATCGACGAAGGGCAGTTCCTCGGCGTAGCGGTGGAATGGCGCAGTCGTGCACTGGAGACCCTGCTGGAAACCGAAGTGGCTGCCCTGGTCGATGCGGCGGCACACGGTGACCTGCATGGCCGCATCGCGCTGGAAGGCAAGCAGGGCTTCGTGCGCACGTTGTCGACCAGCATCAATCGCCTGCTGGCCACCTTTGAAACCAACCTCGGTGACCTGCAGGCACTGCTGGCTGCGCTGGCCCGCGGCGACCTCAGCGTGCGCATGGAGGGGGAGCTGCAGGGCGTGTTCGCGCGCATGCGGGACGATGCCAATGCCACCGTCGCGCAGCTGGGCCGCATCGTCACCCGCATCCAGCAGGCCACGTCCAGCCTCGATACCGGTGTCGGTGAGATCGTTGCCGGCCATCACGATCTGTCGCAGCGCACCGAGCAACAGGCCGCCAACCTGGAAGAGACCGCAGCGTCGATGCATGAGCTGACCGACACCGTTGGCCGCAACGCCGATGCCGCAGGTCGCGCCGATGCCCTGGTGCAGGGCGCGGCAGCGGTGGCCCAGCGTGGTGGCGAGGCTGTTGGCCAGGTGGTCGCGACCATGCACGGCATCAGCGAGGCCTCGCGGCGGATCGGCGACATCACCCAGCTGATCGATGGCATCGCCTTCCAGACCAACATCCTCGCACTCAACGCGGCGGTGGAAGCGGCGCGCGCCGGCGAGCAGGGCCGCAGCTTCGCCGTGGTGGCCGCTGAAGTGCGCCTGCTGGCGCAGCGCAGTGCCGAGGCGGCCAAGCAGATCAAGGGTTTGATCGAGGATTCGGTGGCGCGCGTCGGGCAGGGCAACCGGCAGGCCGAACAGGCCGGCACCACGATGGGCGAGATCGTCGGCAGCGTGCAGCAGCTGGCGGATCTTCTGGCCGGCATCCGCAGTGCGTCGCAGGACCAGCACGCCGGCATCGCCCAGGTGAACCAGACCATCGTGCAGATGGAGGCCAGCACCCAGCGCAACGCCAGCCTGGTGGAAGAGGCGGGGGCCTCGACTGCGCAGATGCAGGCGCAGGTACATGCCCTGGCCGAAGCGGTGGGCGCGTTCCGTCTGCAGTCGATGCCGCAGGCGCGCGCGGCGGCCTGA
- the cutA gene encoding divalent-cation tolerance protein CutA codes for MPTVDPVLLLFTTCPDRASAERIAHALVGERLAACVTRLDGAHSTYRWQGEVTTDTELQLLVKTTASRVDDAIARIVELHPYELPECIAVETRAGLPAYLDWIRAQTREDTD; via the coding sequence ATGCCGACCGTCGACCCCGTCCTGCTGCTGTTCACCACCTGCCCGGACCGGGCCAGTGCCGAGCGCATCGCGCACGCGCTGGTCGGCGAGCGCCTGGCGGCGTGCGTGACCCGCCTCGATGGCGCGCACTCGACCTACCGCTGGCAGGGCGAGGTGACCACCGACACCGAACTGCAGCTGCTGGTGAAAACCACCGCGAGCCGCGTCGATGACGCGATTGCCCGGATCGTCGAACTGCATCCGTATGAACTCCCGGAGTGCATCGCGGTCGAAACCCGGGCCGGCCTGCCGGCGTATCTGGACTGGATCCGGGCACAGACCCGGGAGGACACTGATTGA
- a CDS encoding transporter substrate-binding domain-containing protein: MSLADHRSALAPLGVLRVAINLGNPVLAQGDARSPRGPSLELATALAQRMGVQARFTCHDAAASVVAAANEDAWDLAFLAIDPARADRIAFSAPYVEIEGTYLVREDSPAQQVADLDRDGLRIAVGRGAAYDLFLSRELRHAKIERAETSSAAITLFEQQRLDAAAGVRQPLVAWAQAHPGHRVLADRFTAIQQAVAAPASRPADALQALFEDVEAIKAGSLLGEAFARAGQAVTLVR, from the coding sequence ATGTCCCTGGCCGATCATCGAAGTGCGCTGGCACCGCTGGGCGTCCTGCGCGTGGCCATCAACCTGGGCAATCCGGTACTGGCGCAGGGTGACGCGCGCTCACCGCGCGGGCCGTCGCTGGAACTGGCCACGGCATTGGCGCAGCGCATGGGCGTGCAGGCACGCTTCACCTGCCACGACGCCGCGGCCTCAGTGGTCGCTGCAGCCAACGAGGATGCCTGGGACCTGGCCTTCCTGGCCATCGATCCGGCGCGCGCCGACCGCATCGCCTTCAGTGCCCCCTATGTGGAGATCGAAGGCACCTACCTGGTGCGCGAGGACAGCCCTGCGCAGCAGGTGGCCGACCTGGACCGCGATGGCCTGCGCATCGCGGTCGGTCGTGGCGCGGCCTACGACCTGTTCCTCAGCCGCGAACTGCGCCACGCCAAGATCGAGCGGGCCGAGACGTCGTCGGCGGCGATCACCCTGTTCGAGCAGCAGCGCCTGGATGCCGCCGCCGGCGTGCGCCAACCGTTGGTGGCATGGGCACAGGCCCATCCCGGCCACCGCGTACTGGCCGACCGCTTCACCGCGATCCAGCAGGCGGTCGCGGCGCCGGCCTCGCGCCCGGCCGATGCATTGCAGGCGCTGTTCGAGGACGTGGAGGCGATCAAGGCAGGCTCGTTGCTGGGCGAAGCCTTTGCCCGTGCCGGGCAGGCGGTTACGTTGGTACGGTGA
- a CDS encoding VOC family protein, with amino-acid sequence MNPILHVEIPVTDLARAITFYQQWLRVAVDEPILLHDCTMAYLPFADEAVGASMSLVQGADYRPSEQGARIYIGVDDLDASLECALQAGAELRFGPADAGDWRVAEIRDSEGNRIALQARAVL; translated from the coding sequence ATGAACCCCATCCTGCACGTTGAGATACCGGTCACCGACCTGGCCCGGGCCATCACCTTCTACCAGCAATGGCTGCGGGTGGCGGTGGACGAACCGATCCTGCTGCACGACTGCACGATGGCGTATCTGCCGTTTGCCGATGAGGCCGTCGGCGCCAGCATGTCGCTGGTGCAGGGTGCGGACTACCGGCCCTCCGAACAGGGCGCGCGCATCTATATCGGTGTCGATGACCTGGATGCCAGCCTTGAGTGTGCGCTGCAGGCCGGGGCCGAGCTGCGCTTCGGCCCGGCCGATGCCGGCGACTGGCGCGTGGCCGAGATCCGCGACAGCGAAGGCAACCGGATCGCATTGCAGGCGCGCGCTGTTCTGTAG
- a CDS encoding arylamine N-acetyltransferase, which produces MPTLDVPRYLQRLQLDAPPPLTLAGLTLLQQRHNALLPFETLSCLLRDAVPIDLDSIQRKLLDDRRGGYCFELNGGLLALLQALGFDAQPLSARVLLAAQDGELTARTHLLLRVQVDGDDWLVDAGFGSLTPTVPLRLQDPQPQATPHERFLLQRLPGEGDFVLSAESGDGWRAMYRFDLHTPAPIDNVVGNWYVCTHPDSSFPGQLRASLTGPDWRRTIGSGSYTEYRPGQAPDKRLLHDAGDVREVLQLRFGMQLPDDPRLDPAINDWLQRSRAATHV; this is translated from the coding sequence ATGCCGACGCTCGATGTCCCCCGCTACCTGCAACGCCTGCAGCTGGATGCACCGCCACCGCTGACGCTGGCGGGCCTGACCCTGCTGCAGCAGCGCCACAACGCATTGCTGCCGTTCGAAACCCTCAGCTGCCTGCTGCGCGATGCGGTGCCGATCGACCTGGACAGCATCCAGCGCAAGCTGCTCGACGACCGCCGTGGCGGCTACTGCTTCGAACTCAACGGCGGCCTGCTGGCGCTGCTGCAGGCGCTGGGCTTCGATGCGCAGCCGTTGAGCGCGCGCGTGCTGCTGGCCGCCCAGGACGGCGAACTGACCGCACGGACCCACCTGCTGCTGCGCGTGCAGGTGGACGGCGACGACTGGCTGGTGGATGCCGGTTTCGGCAGCCTGACCCCGACCGTGCCGCTGCGGCTGCAGGATCCGCAGCCGCAGGCCACGCCTCACGAGCGCTTCCTGCTGCAGCGCCTGCCCGGCGAGGGGGATTTCGTGCTGTCCGCCGAGTCCGGCGACGGCTGGCGGGCGATGTATCGCTTCGACCTGCACACGCCGGCACCGATCGACAACGTGGTGGGCAACTGGTACGTGTGCACCCACCCCGATTCCAGCTTCCCCGGCCAGCTGCGCGCGTCACTGACCGGGCCGGACTGGCGACGCACCATCGGCAGCGGCAGCTACACCGAGTACCGCCCTGGCCAGGCACCGGACAAGCGCCTGCTGCATGATGCTGGCGACGTGCGCGAGGTATTGCAGCTGCGCTTCGGCATGCAGTTGCCGGACGACCCACGGCTGGATCCGGCGATCAACGACTGGCTGCAGCGCTCACGCGCCGCGACCCACGTCTAG
- a CDS encoding sulfite reductase flavoprotein subunit alpha encodes MFKNVLFQLHWLLGITAGAVLAVMGLSGATLSFEDELLRAANPGFAEIAEHHADGQHPLALSELVPLLQAGSERPLQRLRVDATGQRPSVARFAGGKEHWVYFDPYSGERFSALRGQAFFDFVEDLHRHLAAGERGKWITGSCAIALLFFTLSGLYLRWPRRWWHWRSWLAVEWTRSGRGFLWSLHSVIGTWVLLIYLMSALTGLWWSFDWYRNAANTLLGVAPAAKHKVATDAALDLDRIEATLYALPGVRSGFIDLRLPEKPGQALNVRVMAGDPSQRGGHHDRAHDLLQLDPASGAVLDARPYARQGAGGQLATSVFALHSGSYFGVPGRVVVMLSSLGMSLFFITGWMLYLDRRRSQRAARGLRRSLPATTTDGGGSPWLVVHASQSGLGEQLAWRAAAQLQASGHAVQVLPLARMDAAKLQATSQALLVLSTFGDGEPPDAARRAARLLLAQRLDLSRLQFGLLALGDRQYPHYCGFGRQFDGWLIDNGARPLFERIDVDAASVPALRQWQQQLGALTGVVTDDSVLPAATQMHEWRLLGRDRLNPGSIGGAIWRIRLAAPADVQWQAGDILHIAPRHNARHAGAVLKAHGLDPLQPLLVDGHPRTLLALASERELPEADAALAVQDACLWLAGLPLLPSREYSIASCTDDGVVELVVRLVHDASGRAGRGSGWLSLHAPIGASIVARVHRNPGFHRVSGAPMVLIGNGTGIAGLRSLLREAAHAGEHGHWLLFGERQRAYDFLFADEIEALQAAGHLARVDLAFSRDGEGGYVQDRLRAAVDALREWLQRGAVIHVCGSLQGMAEGVDQVLRTALGDEVVETLLENGRYRRDVY; translated from the coding sequence ATGTTCAAGAACGTCCTGTTCCAACTGCATTGGCTGCTGGGCATTACCGCCGGTGCCGTCCTGGCCGTGATGGGCCTCAGCGGCGCCACGTTGTCCTTCGAGGACGAACTGCTGCGCGCGGCCAATCCCGGCTTCGCCGAAATCGCCGAGCACCATGCGGACGGCCAGCATCCCCTTGCACTCAGTGAACTGGTGCCATTGCTGCAGGCCGGCAGCGAGCGCCCCCTGCAACGCCTGCGCGTGGATGCCACCGGGCAGCGGCCGTCGGTCGCGCGCTTTGCCGGCGGCAAGGAACACTGGGTGTACTTCGATCCGTACAGCGGCGAGCGCTTCAGCGCCCTGCGCGGGCAGGCATTCTTCGACTTCGTCGAAGACCTGCATCGCCACCTTGCCGCGGGCGAACGCGGCAAATGGATCACCGGCAGCTGTGCGATCGCCCTGCTGTTCTTCACCCTCTCCGGGCTCTACCTGCGCTGGCCGCGACGCTGGTGGCACTGGCGCAGCTGGCTGGCGGTGGAGTGGACGCGCAGTGGCCGTGGCTTCCTGTGGAGCCTGCACTCGGTGATCGGCACCTGGGTGCTGCTGATCTACCTGATGAGTGCACTGACCGGCCTGTGGTGGTCGTTTGACTGGTACCGCAACGCGGCCAACACGCTGCTGGGCGTGGCGCCGGCGGCCAAGCACAAGGTGGCCACCGACGCGGCACTGGACCTGGATCGCATCGAGGCCACGCTGTACGCGCTGCCCGGCGTGCGCTCCGGCTTCATCGACCTGCGCCTGCCGGAGAAGCCGGGGCAGGCGCTGAACGTGCGGGTGATGGCCGGTGATCCGTCGCAGCGCGGCGGCCACCACGATCGTGCGCATGACCTGCTGCAGCTCGATCCGGCCAGCGGCGCGGTTCTCGATGCCCGTCCGTACGCACGCCAGGGCGCGGGCGGACAGCTGGCCACCAGCGTGTTCGCGCTGCATTCGGGCAGCTACTTCGGCGTGCCCGGGCGGGTGGTGGTGATGCTCAGCAGCCTGGGCATGAGCCTGTTCTTCATCACCGGCTGGATGCTGTACCTGGACCGCCGCCGCAGCCAGCGTGCCGCGCGCGGGCTGCGCCGGTCGCTGCCGGCAACGACCACCGATGGCGGTGGTTCGCCGTGGCTGGTGGTGCATGCCAGCCAGAGCGGACTGGGCGAACAACTGGCGTGGCGTGCGGCCGCGCAGCTGCAGGCGTCCGGTCATGCGGTGCAGGTGCTGCCGCTGGCCCGCATGGATGCTGCGAAGCTGCAGGCCACCTCCCAGGCACTGCTCGTACTGAGCACCTTTGGCGACGGCGAGCCACCGGATGCGGCGCGCCGCGCGGCGCGGCTGCTGCTCGCGCAACGCCTGGACCTGTCCCGCCTGCAGTTCGGCCTGCTCGCGCTGGGTGACCGCCAGTACCCGCATTACTGCGGCTTCGGCCGCCAGTTCGATGGCTGGCTGATCGACAACGGCGCGCGTCCGCTGTTCGAGCGCATCGATGTCGATGCCGCTTCGGTGCCGGCGCTGCGCCAGTGGCAGCAGCAGCTGGGTGCGCTCACCGGCGTCGTCACCGATGACAGCGTGCTGCCTGCGGCGACGCAGATGCATGAGTGGCGGCTGCTCGGCCGCGACCGCCTCAACCCTGGCAGCATCGGCGGAGCCATCTGGCGTATCCGTCTTGCCGCACCAGCCGACGTGCAGTGGCAGGCGGGTGACATCCTGCACATCGCGCCCCGCCACAACGCGCGGCATGCCGGCGCCGTGTTGAAGGCACATGGGCTGGACCCGCTGCAGCCACTGCTGGTCGATGGCCATCCGCGCACGCTGCTCGCGCTGGCCAGCGAACGCGAGCTGCCCGAGGCCGATGCTGCGCTGGCGGTGCAGGATGCCTGCCTGTGGCTGGCCGGGCTGCCGCTGCTGCCCAGCCGCGAGTATTCGATCGCCTCCTGCACGGATGATGGCGTGGTGGAGCTGGTGGTGCGGCTGGTGCATGACGCCTCCGGTCGAGCCGGGCGGGGCTCGGGCTGGCTGTCGCTGCATGCGCCGATCGGTGCAAGCATCGTTGCCCGTGTGCACCGCAATCCTGGATTCCATCGTGTCAGTGGCGCCCCGATGGTGCTGATCGGCAACGGCACCGGCATCGCCGGGCTGCGCAGCCTGTTGCGCGAAGCTGCCCACGCAGGCGAGCACGGGCACTGGCTGCTGTTCGGTGAACGCCAGCGCGCATACGACTTCCTGTTCGCCGACGAGATCGAGGCCTTGCAGGCCGCCGGCCATCTTGCACGGGTGGACCTGGCGTTCTCGCGTGATGGCGAGGGTGGTTACGTGCAGGATCGCCTGCGTGCGGCCGTCGATGCGCTGCGCGAGTGGCTGCAGCGCGGTGCGGTGATCCACGTGTGCGGCTCGCTGCAGGGCATGGCCGAGGGCGTGGACCAGGTGCTGCGCACCGCGCTTGGTGATGAAGTGGTGGAAACGCTGCTGGAGAACGGGCGCTACCGCCGCGACGTGTATTGA
- a CDS encoding TlpA disulfide reductase family protein: MKWQRPALLWTAVLAAGLGLWAGHRLSPGPSAPAAPATASTVTAVKPTLQVGGQLPALTLPDLAGQPLDLRARFAGRPLLINVWASWCAPCVEEMPELARFADAQGDNGVQVLGIALDTPDDVRAFLLRVPVDYPIVVETPGPRDASVQLGNTQGLLPYSVLFDAQGRLVKTKLGPFEHGEIDRWVR, encoded by the coding sequence ATGAAGTGGCAACGGCCAGCGCTGCTGTGGACAGCGGTGCTGGCCGCCGGCCTCGGCCTGTGGGCCGGGCATCGTTTGTCACCCGGCCCGTCTGCACCGGCCGCACCAGCGACGGCTTCCACGGTGACGGCCGTGAAGCCCACGCTGCAGGTGGGCGGTCAGTTACCCGCGCTGACGTTGCCGGACCTGGCGGGACAGCCGCTGGACCTGCGCGCTCGCTTCGCCGGCCGCCCGCTGCTGATCAACGTCTGGGCCAGCTGGTGTGCGCCCTGCGTGGAAGAGATGCCCGAACTGGCCCGCTTCGCCGATGCCCAGGGCGACAACGGTGTGCAGGTGCTGGGCATTGCGCTGGATACCCCGGACGACGTGCGCGCTTTCCTGCTGCGGGTGCCGGTGGACTACCCGATCGTGGTCGAGACCCCGGGGCCACGCGATGCCAGCGTGCAGCTGGGCAATACGCAGGGCCTGCTGCCCTACAGCGTGCTGTTCGATGCACAGGGGCGGCTGGTGAAAACAAAGCTGGGGCCGTTCGAGCACGGTGAGATCGACCGCTGGGTGAGATGA
- a CDS encoding protein-disulfide reductase DsbD, whose protein sequence is MKTLFARGAALCALLWLSLPAFALDEKDLLPVDQAFALTASAPERGQVQLQFKIAPGYYLYRHRTSVKADPAFNAGALQMPRGDKHHDDFFGEVETYRERLQATLPGTPTEAAGTISLEVRYQGCADAGVCYPPQKRVIQVTLPGAGAAAAAPAARTGAASPFNNPLAGAGNSGGLRLPGAANNSQALPLPSEQAFGFDAIASDGNTLLLRFSPAPGYYLYRDRTSLKLEGSAGVLADRPRWPAAQSHRDEHFGDVSVYFNQVEVPLPLRRTVTDAVDSTLVVTFQGCQTDGICYPPMTRRVKLSIPAGKLSASTDQAPARNEVISPLRAAGAPRESASGAPLRLLPTVPNDGNTAPAATGSEGAGNELAADARDGNALRTRPPATTPNPDRSFVWVLLLALAGGLVLNLMPCVLPILSLKVLSLAQSGESPERARSHALWYTLGVLVAFAVIGALMVGLRAIGNAVGIGFQLQHPGVVAALAYIMFAVGLSLSGVFTLGGGIGNLGQSLASRSGPAGDFFTGALACVVGSACVGPFMGGAIAYAFIAPPLKAMTVFLFLGMGLALPFLLIGFVPALARRLPKPGPWMETLKHVLAFPMYATALWLLWVLGKQRGVDGMALVLGGLLLFAFGLWLFERNRWTGSRAVTLLGVLLAIGALVPAWGVTQLAPPARAAQAASENVVEYSPQLLDRLRADNRVVFVNMTADWCVSCKANERAVLSRPEFKELLKRTNAVYMRGDYTNVDPQITTFLEEHKAVGVPLYVVYGPGAPPTVLPTLLTQAVVEEALLRTAR, encoded by the coding sequence TTGAAGACTCTGTTTGCGCGCGGCGCCGCCTTGTGCGCCCTGTTGTGGCTCTCGCTGCCGGCCTTCGCGCTGGATGAGAAGGACCTGCTGCCGGTGGACCAGGCGTTCGCGCTGACCGCCAGTGCCCCCGAACGGGGCCAGGTGCAACTGCAGTTCAAGATCGCGCCGGGCTATTACCTGTATCGCCACCGCACCAGCGTCAAGGCCGATCCCGCCTTCAATGCCGGCGCGCTGCAGATGCCCAGGGGCGACAAGCACCACGACGATTTCTTCGGCGAGGTCGAGACCTATCGCGAGCGCCTGCAGGCGACCCTGCCCGGCACGCCGACCGAGGCCGCCGGCACCATCAGCCTGGAAGTGCGCTACCAGGGCTGCGCCGATGCCGGTGTCTGCTACCCGCCGCAGAAGCGCGTGATACAGGTCACCCTGCCTGGCGCCGGTGCGGCGGCCGCGGCGCCTGCCGCGCGTACGGGTGCGGCAAGCCCGTTCAACAACCCGCTGGCCGGTGCCGGCAACAGCGGTGGCCTGCGCCTGCCGGGCGCGGCCAACAACAGCCAGGCCCTGCCGCTGCCGTCGGAGCAGGCGTTCGGCTTCGATGCCATCGCCAGCGACGGCAACACCCTGCTGCTGCGCTTCAGCCCGGCGCCCGGCTATTACCTGTATCGCGACCGCACCTCGCTGAAGCTGGAAGGCAGCGCCGGCGTGCTGGCCGACAGGCCACGCTGGCCGGCCGCGCAATCCCATCGCGACGAGCACTTCGGCGATGTCTCGGTCTACTTCAACCAGGTGGAAGTGCCGCTGCCGCTGCGCCGCACTGTCACTGATGCGGTCGACAGCACCCTGGTGGTGACCTTCCAGGGCTGCCAGACCGATGGCATCTGCTACCCGCCGATGACCCGCCGGGTGAAGCTGTCGATTCCGGCGGGCAAGCTCTCCGCCAGCACTGACCAGGCGCCAGCGCGCAACGAGGTGATCAGCCCCCTGCGCGCCGCCGGCGCGCCACGTGAATCCGCCAGCGGCGCACCGCTGCGCCTGCTTCCGACCGTCCCCAACGATGGCAACACCGCCCCCGCTGCCACCGGCAGTGAGGGTGCAGGCAATGAGCTCGCCGCCGATGCGCGCGATGGTAACGCCCTGCGCACGCGGCCACCGGCGACCACGCCGAACCCGGACCGTTCGTTCGTCTGGGTACTGCTGCTGGCGCTGGCCGGTGGCCTGGTGCTGAACCTGATGCCCTGCGTGCTGCCGATCCTGTCGCTGAAAGTGCTGAGCCTGGCGCAGAGTGGCGAAAGCCCCGAGCGTGCGCGCAGCCATGCACTCTGGTACACGCTGGGCGTGCTGGTCGCATTCGCGGTGATCGGCGCGCTGATGGTGGGCCTGCGCGCGATCGGCAACGCGGTCGGCATCGGCTTCCAGCTGCAGCACCCGGGCGTGGTGGCCGCGCTGGCGTACATCATGTTCGCGGTGGGCCTGAGCCTGTCGGGCGTGTTCACCCTCGGCGGTGGCATCGGCAACCTCGGCCAGTCGCTGGCCAGCCGCAGCGGCCCGGCCGGTGATTTCTTCACCGGTGCGCTGGCCTGCGTGGTTGGCAGTGCCTGCGTCGGCCCGTTCATGGGCGGGGCGATTGCCTATGCCTTCATTGCCCCGCCGCTGAAGGCGATGACCGTGTTCCTGTTCCTCGGCATGGGCCTGGCGCTGCCGTTCCTGCTGATCGGCTTCGTGCCGGCGCTGGCACGCCGCCTGCCCAAGCCCGGCCCGTGGATGGAAACGCTCAAGCACGTGCTGGCCTTCCCGATGTATGCCACCGCGCTGTGGCTGCTGTGGGTGCTGGGCAAGCAGCGCGGCGTGGACGGCATGGCGCTGGTGCTGGGCGGCCTGCTGCTGTTCGCCTTCGGCCTGTGGCTGTTTGAACGCAACCGCTGGACCGGCTCGCGCGCGGTGACCCTGCTCGGTGTACTGCTGGCGATCGGTGCGCTGGTTCCTGCCTGGGGCGTGACCCAGCTGGCACCGCCGGCGCGGGCCGCACAGGCCGCCAGCGAGAACGTGGTCGAGTATTCGCCGCAGCTGCTGGACCGCCTGCGCGCCGACAACCGCGTGGTGTTCGTCAACATGACCGCCGACTGGTGCGTGAGCTGCAAGGCCAATGAACGCGCCGTGCTGTCGCGGCCGGAGTTCAAGGAACTGCTCAAGCGCACCAACGCGGTGTACATGCGCGGTGACTACACCAATGTCGACCCGCAGATCACCACGTTCCTGGAAGAACACAAGGCCGTGGGCGTGCCGCTGTACGTGGTGTACGGACCCGGCGCGCCACCGACGGTGCTGCCGACCCTGCTGACCCAGGCAGTGGTCGAGGAAGCGCTGCTGCGCACCGCACGATGA